Part of the Vallitalea okinawensis genome, TTTATCTCATGGAGATGTTACATTTTTGCCTTTTAATCGACATTTTGACATAATATAATTTAAGGTCCCCAATTAATTGGGAACCATAATTTATACCAAACTCAAATATAAATCCAAGCTATTCTCTACTTCATCTTTTATTAAGTTCTCAAAATCCTTATAATCACCAGTTGTATGAACCTTATCAAGTGCTTCATAATACTCTTACCCCTCTAAGACTACATCTCTCTAAACAATTAAATCACCAAATTTTCATATCTTTTCTCTATTTTACCTTATATCACCATCAATGTCTAGAAATTAGGTTTCGATTTTGTATAACCTTCCGTATTTACGACATTCCTCAACCTTAGAGCCAAGGTGCTCATACTCCTAAGGGCTAAGCTCCGACGTGCTTAGCTTGAGGAATGATTATCTTCTACTCTATAACAATAGTAATAACTTCTGGTCTATTAAAAAGTCTAAGTGGAAATATACTATTACCTAATCCCCTACTAATTATCTGTGTACTTCCATTAGCTTCAAACATACCTTGATAGTATTTTGGGTTAATTCCTTGCCCTGGAGAATACACTCCACCAATTATAGGTAACCTCCATTGACCTCCATGCGCATGTCCTGTTAAGACTAAATCACAATCTAATTGACTAAGGTTAGCATTCTCTAAGAAGTTTTCTGAATAATGATCAAGAATTATTTTATATCCATCTTCCGATAAAAACTTTTCCATTACACCCTCTTTATCTCTATCTAGCCCTAGAATACTGATTTTCTGTTCTTTTAATGTGATATTTATATAGTCTCCATCAAGTATATATAATTCTCCTTTTACTTCATTAAGTTTATTCATTATTTCCTGATATCTACTTGAATTGAATTCATGATTACCTCTTATATAATATATTGGAGCAAACTGCGATACTTGTTGTAAAAATTCCACACTTTCTTCTATATTTTCATTTCTTACAGCATCTATAAGATCACCTGTGAACACAATAATATCAGGATTTTCTTTCACGATATTTTTCATAAGTCTACTATTGTTCTCTCCAAATTGCTTTCCATGAAGATCTGACAGATGAACAACAGTAATGGGGTCCTCTATTTTAGGTGAAGAGATAATATATCTAGTATTTTCAATCCAGTTGTTAGAAGTATACAAGAAAATACTTATAGCCAATAAAAATAAAATTATTATTCCTAGTATTACTTTTTTATTTCCCCTTTTAGTCATCATTACCTCCTTATTGTCTCTTTCATAAGAATTTAAGTGACTTCTTAATCACTATCTATAACCCATCTCCAAAAACTCCTGAGAGTTAATATTAGTAAATCCATTGTTATTCAAGTGTAATTAATAAAATAATTTATGATGTAAATACACAAAAAGGGCGCTGAACACTAATTCATTAGTACACAGCACCATATATAATGTTTTATTGTTATCACAACACTCACGCCTCTTCAGCAGTACACAAGCCTCTACATGTGTGGAATGTTGGTGACTACTATTCCTATATGACTATAAACCTTCTCATAGTTATCTGCCAAATGTAAGAGGTAAGTCATAACTATCATTAATTTTTATACTTTTCTAACCGTTTATTTATCCGCTTATGGTTCGTATAGACCAGCAAATTACAGATTGAAATAGTACAACAAATAAAAAGCATCATATAGATATTATTTTTGGGGTGCTTGGACAAATCTATGAATCTACTGATTGAAGCAAATACTATTAATGTCACCATCAATGCAATTATATTATTAAATAAATAATATTTATTGGTTGTGGCTATAGATATTGGTAACAAAGCAGTGAAAAATTCTGTAATCCCACCAATAAGCAAGCCAATGATACCACTTATAATCAATACCACTAGGAACAATCCAATATTTCTATGCTGACCAAAATAAAATTGGATACTAGCACCAATAAAAAGACCCAGATAAACTGAATAGACAATATTCTTTACATTCATTTTTTCAAGCATGTTACCCCTCCTTATATACCCAACACATTACGGAGTAATTTGGCATACATCTTAGATACTTCTAACTTTATATCATTATCCAGTAATAGAACTAATCTAGAGTTAAACCACGGAATAATCTCAACCACATTCATTAGATTTACCAGTTGTGACTTATTAATCTTAATGAAGTTTTTATGCTTAAGTTCTTCTTCATAGTAATATAGGGGCTCCTTTAGGTAACAAGTTTTATCCTTGGTAATACAGGTCACCTCTGTCTTGTTTACATTAATATACAGTATGTCTTGAGGATTTATTAATATATATCTATTGTTATTGTATGCCGTAAGCCTATCCCCAATTTGCTTCAACTCTTGCTTATCCTTATTTGACTGTGAATCATTTATATGTTTAAGCTTAACTAATTCAAATGCTTCCATAAAATCAATGGCTTCAAATAGAATACACACCTTATGGCTAGGCATCTCATATCCCTTTTCAACTAAAGCTACCTGACCATTATCATCTACCTGAATTCCCTCTTGCAACATCAGCTTCCTTAGCTTTTCATTCACACATTCTGAACAAGACAAATGTATCTTCATAAGCACCAATCCTTACTACCAAATATCACTGTATCTGATTATAAATCATGAGTATTTTTATTATCTGGGTAACACTTTCTTCCATCATGTCTACTACCCCAACATTCATAATAATATATAAATCCTTGCTTTCATCATACATCATGAAAGTACCTGATGTCCCAACACCACCATAGATTGTAGGTAACCCTGGAAAAATTAGCGCTAATTCCTTCAGATTAAAGGACATCATACCAGAACCGTACATAATCCCTTTATCATAAATTTTATCAAAGCTCTTCATTTGTTCAAAGGATTGCTGTGATATCAATTCCCCATTTTGTAGGGCATTAAAAAATATTAATAAATCCCCTGTTGTTGATACCACACCGCCATCAGAACGGCCTACAGACAAGACCTTAGATTTACTTATATCTTTTCCATCCAGCTTCATTCCAAGAATATCTTCTGTCCCTTCATTAAATGGGCTAGTTTCTAACATCACATAGGAATCTCTCATACCTAAAGGATCAAATAGTTTGTCATGAAAAACTTGATAGTAGGGTATGCCCATTACTTTCTCTAGTATTAACATTAATAACATGTATCCAGTGTCTGAATAATTAAATGTTTCACCTGGTATTCCCACAGGTACTTGGTACTCCCTACTGAAGTCAATTAACTCCTCAGGTGTCCAATACTTATCAGGTTCTACAATCATTAACTCCTGCATCCCATACCCCTCTACCACGGGACCATCAAAGAAACATGCTACTCCTGAAGTATGAGTCAATAAATGCTCAATGGTTACTTGGCTACTATAATCTCCCCCTCCATATACGAATAAGTCTTCTAGCATAACTTCCTCGATATATAGATTAATGGGATCTTGTACTGATAATATACCTTCTTCGTCCAGCATATAGAATATGGTAGTAGTCAGTGTTTTACCTATACTAGCAATATGATATGGACTGTTAACCGAAATAGGTTCTCCATTATCTCTACTACCCACTACAAAAGATTCATCATATTCACTTGCACCAGAGTACAACCTTAAGGTCACATTATCCACTTCATCGTATTTGTCTAAAAACTTTACTAGACTTTTTTCAATCGCCAAAGTCCCTTCTTCTTCGGATAACGGAGAAGACACTATATCAACAGCAATATAACCTAAAACTAGTAAAGCAATAATGACAACAAGGATTCTAACCACTAACTTCATATTATCACCCCTCTCAATATGATACAAGTATATCTCATCATTTGATCTTATGGATGAATCTATGAATAAGTGGTCAAAATCTCTAAATCAATGAATAGAATTGGATTATGACTTGTTACAAAATTATCGTACCACTCATTAAAAATACATATCAATAGGACTGATCTATTTTTATTTACGTAATGCCATTAATTATCTTTTACCATAGAGAATTGAATAATATCAGTACCTGGTACAATATCTTCAGAAATCACTTTGAAACCATACTTTTCATAAATTTGCACATTATTTTCATTATGGGTCTCCAAATAACAAGGGTGACCTTTCTGTTCAGCAATTCTCAACATAGGAGTCAACAATTTGCTCCCAAAGCCTTGCCCCTGTTTTTCAGGGTCAACACCAATTAACATTAGATATTGATGTTGTTCTTTTAGGCTTTTTTTATGTATTCTAGTTGAAAACTCATCATATTCAGTGAATTTTTTTCCACTATCTTGTCCCAGTTTAATAAGCGACAATACGCCAGCTCTTAATGACCTGAAGAAATTCATGTTATAATCTTTAAAGTCAGTAAATAGTATAATCCCTTCAAGTTCACTTGAACATGCATATGCTTCTCCATATAGGACTGAATATTTAATAAGAAACTTAAGAAAAACTTTTATATTCTCAAGACTATGTTGTTCCCCCAATATATGCCTATACATAGGATAGTCGTAAAAAGCCTTTGCTAGAATTTCAGCGCTTTTGTTAATATCTTTCTTTCCTAACTTATATAACTGACTAATATTCACGTTAGATCCCCTCTCTATTTACATAGTTTTCTATCTTCTGTTAGATCCGTAAAAGTGGACAAATCATTACAATCATCAATTGCTTTTGATATTGCTTTCGGGTGACAACTGTGCTTCAGCAATTGAATATATATTAGGATGTATAAAGTCTGTTATTACATTATACCTAAGAATATACAGACTTCATAAATTACATATTTAATCCAGTAATCCAAAAGCTTATTGAAGCTAAAATAGATAATGGAGTTGCAAAAAATTTCTCTTTCCTACTTGTTGAAGAAACGTTCATTATTGTATTAATCGTTAAATACACCGCAAAAAATATAACTATATATTTTGTTGTTTTAACAGAGAACCAAAGAGGTATGATATTACCAGCTTGCAATATAATAATAATAGCAAACATTTGAATTATTAAAGAACACCAACATAATATTCTTAGATTTGATGGCAATACCTTGTGTCTACCTCCCATTGTAAATTCTCCCAGAGGAAATCCCAGACCTATTAATAATGTTAATAACGCTACAATACCGAATAATACTGCTCCTAAAATTTGTATCATCAATCTCTCTCCCTTACATGGATTTTAAGTGCCATAAATTTATCTAACATTATGTAAAACCTATAACTAGTGCATTATATTGACTCAAAAGAGGTTCTCTGAAATGATTTATCTTTCATCTAATGTTCCGGATTTACACCATTTCTAAACTGAACCCTATTGAAGTAGTTAATCAGGAAACTTTGATGATATTAAAATACCGCAGTTTTATAAATCAATGCTCCAAATTAGCTGTATTTCATTTGGATACTCCTTATAATAATATCTATTAATATTACTTAATTTAGCACCCTGACTAGCATAAAATTTGCATGCCTTAACATTATTATTCTGTGTCTCAATCTTAAATCTAGTACAGTTCTTACTTCGTGCCCATTCAATACACCTATCAATAATTCTACTTCCTATACCCATTCTTCTATAGTTTTTATTAATTCTAATATCCCATAAAACAGCTAAATCATCTCTACCTTCTAGCATATTAATATCTTCAGTATTAAACGCAATTATCGCGCCACCTGCTTGTTTGTCTCCATCAAAAACTGACACCACACACCAATTACTCAAGTTAAACTTATCAATAAGTACACTTGGATTATCATCTATAGAATCATAATCCTTCGTATAAGGCTCAACATGCTTTTCGACTAGCTTAATTCCACCTAATCCATTGTTTTGCCATTCAAATGTATATTCAGAATCAACTATAAATTCAATTGATATATTACTATAATCCTTCAATATTTCTCTAGTAGGCTCTTCAATAACTACCTTAATATCCTTCATTCTACTGTCTCCTTTGCTTTTCTTGTGATCTCTTTGGCTTTACTACCCTAGCCAGAACTTTATACAGATCTTTTCTTATACGATGTTATACATGGAAGCTACTAATAACCTTGAACCCCTTCAGTATGTTTTTATTGACTTAATGTGGGCTTTATAAAGACTGTGACTAATAATTATACTCATAAACTCCCTTTAACATGCAAATTTTAGTCATTGCTTCGGCAAATAATTTTGGTTGATCAAGCATCATAAAGTGTCCAGCATCTTCTATCATAAAAATTTCTTTATTGGGGGCATTTATTGTATTAAAATATGATTTTGCTATAGTGTTTGGGGCTTGAAAGTCTCTATCTCCAACAATATAATATACAGGAATTTCATAATTATGTTCGTCATTTAAGCTATGAGAAAAAAGATATTCGAATAACTGCTTATTATTGCTCATTCCTTTTACAATACTTAGGATATCAGAAACTTGAAAAATAGGACTCTTGAATAGGGTTATTAAAATAGGAATAAAATCCATACCAATTTTATACTTTCCTTGTAAAATTCTAATCTCTTGAATCTTTTTTATCATTGATTTATCGTATTTGTTTTTAGGATATTTCCCGATTTTTTTTAGCTTCCCTAGATCTTTTTTGTTATCTGATTTAATAATAAGCTCCTTTAGCTTTTCATAGCCAACTTTTTCATTCTCTGTCAGACTAATTACTTGTCCAGCACCAATGTAATATAATACATCTTCTGGATGTTTCAATACAAATAGAGTTCCTAAGACACTTCCAAAAGAATGACCTAAAATAACTACCTTTTCTTTAGTATACTTTTCTTTCAAATATTTTACAACTTGATATAAATCATCTAACAATTCATTTATGGTCGGATAAATATTTTTATTTTTTGATAGCGTTTTTCCTGCGCCTCTTTGATCCCAATGAACTACCGTGTATAAGTCTGATATTTCTTCTTGAAATGCATAGGAAAAGGTAGATTCGGACATTCCAGGTCCACCATGTAAAAACAAAAGTACTGGAAGATCAGAATTCATGTTGCGATAGTACAGTAAAAATTGGTCAATACCATTAATGTTTACATATTCTGTAAGGTAATCTATTTTCTTTTTCATAATTTTCCCCTGTTATGTAGATATTTTATTGTATCTCTTTTGCTCAGAATTATTTTTTAATCAAGATAATGTAATTAATCCGTTTAAGTCTATCGTTATACGATGTATCACCCTACGTAGCCAGAAGCCGATAGGACGTCAGCTCTTACCATTTTTCAAAATGTACCTTTTCCTTTTCAAATCTATAAACAATTTCTTTCTCTTCATCGATATCACCCAAAACCACTAATCCTACTGGCACCATATTTACTGGTAAATCCAATAAGTTTTTCATCGGCTTCGTAAACTTGGTTATTGGATATAAACCACACCACACTGCGCCTAAATTAAGTCCATGAGCAGCTAAAAGCATGTTTTCAATTGCAGCAGAACAATCTTCTATTAAAAATCCTATTTGTGATTGTATTTCTTTATCACCACACACTACTATTGCGCAACCTGCTTGAGTTATCATTCTTGCTCTTGGATGAAATACCGATATGCTCTCAAGTGCTTTTTTCTCTCTAACAACTACAAAATCCCATGGTCTCTTATTCTCTGCTGAAGGTGCATAGCATCCTGCCTTTATTATGGTAAATATGTCTTCGTCTTTAATCTTTTTTCCAGTAAACTTTCGTATACTTCTTCTTGTGAAAATTGCCTCTAGTACATTCATGATTTCATCCGATTTTCTTTTCTTCTTAGACATTTCAAAACATCTTACAACATCTTCATGTTCTGTGATGTCTAGCTCTTTTTGTGCCAGAATATTATCTAGCATCATTGATACTTGAATATTGTCTCCAACTTTTGATCTTGATTCATTTAATAAGGTCTTATTAATTGTCAATATGTATTGACCATTCCCTCTTGGAATTAACGATTTCTTATAACTACAACCATTTAGCTCCCCAGAAACTTGTATTTTACCTTTTACGTTGAATACTTTAGAAGCATCAAACGGTAATTCAATATATGTGACCCTATTGGACTTAATAACTGCATTGAATATTTGTTCCATTCTGGACTCCTTTCTATTTCTCCTATTACCAACATACCTTCCTTTAAATCCGCCCAGGACATGCAGAATAAAGTGAGGTGGTATAGCATCTTTCTAATATTACTTGGTAATCTTTTATGCTCTTGTCTAATAACACCGTTGTCAACAAAATATATCAGCACCTGTTTTTGAATTACATAATCAATTTATAAATTAGTTACTCCACGATATTTTCTACTTCAATTAATACACGAGTATGGTGGTGACCTGTAAAAGATAAAAATAGCTTTCCTTCAATTTTAATATGCTTATCTTTATGTAGCTTTACAATATTGATCTCCTCTTCATTATTCAGTACTACTTGTATTTCTGATATCTCAATTATGTATGATCCATAATCTTCTGTCTCTTCTATAACTACTCTTATTGGATTATCTAGTTGTAAAATAAATGGATATTCTTTTTCATCCTTATCAGGATCCTCTCCGTAACCCGGAGGTCCGTAGTACATCCTTGTAATAAGCGTCCCTTCAACTTCTGAAATATTTGGTCCAAGTTTATATTCTCTTACATCCTTTAAATCTATTTTAGCTTCATGAAATTTATCATTCAATTTTACTATCTTGTATGCACTAAAAATACTTGTACATAGCAGAAAAAGTACTATAAGTAAATATAGTCTCTTTGATATCACGCTAATCCCTCCAACACTATTTTTACGCTGAATTTACACCCCAATATTGTATATCAATTTATTAGCTTTACATACTATACAGCAAACCAAAATCTATTGATTTATTCAACAAAGTTCTTCTTAGTAGGTGGTGCTAACACCTGGGAAGAGATGTACGTAGCCGAACGGAAATATATTGTACTATCATTTACTGTGGTGTAATTAATGTTCTCATTCTTCATGCTTTAAATATCTATCTAACCATCCATATGATAAATCTCTAGCATACTTAGGATAAGAATGGTTATTTCCGTGCAATAAATAGCTAAAATTTGTTTCGCAATTATGTAGTTTATAAACATTAAATAACATCTTTCCTACATCCGCCAGAAATTCTTGATTACCATATGCACCATCATAATACGATGAAATATTTAGCCACGGGCATGGACAAATTAAGGCTGCTACTTCATGAAAATCAAATGGTAATTCCACATTATTATCTAGATAATTCTTCATTAATGGCATGAAATTATATGTTTCATCTACCCATTCCATAACCGTTTCTTCTTCACTTAAAATAGAAAAACCACAGTTGCTAACTCCAACCTTAACTCTATCATCGAATGCTAATGATAACATGGAATTGTGCCCACCTAAAGAATGACCAATAACTCCTACATTATTTTCATCAACATAATCAAGTTTCATCAAAATATCTACAGCTGAGAATGAATCTTCAATGTTTTTACCTATCATTGACCATTTTGGATATTCATCATAAAATAACTTAGAGTCAAAAATATTATCACCATATATTCTTTCTCCTGCAGTTAAATAATCTGGTATTAATACTACATATCCTCTTAAAGCTAATTCGTGTCCAATAAACAGCTCCTCGTCTCCTCCAATTCCAGCAGGCTCATTTTTACCATAATCCGTTTCCTGAAACTGATGCATAGCTAAAATTGCTGGATTTTTCTTAGCAAGTTTTTTAGGTACCAGTAAATATGCATACACTTTATCATTCTTACCAACAATATATTCAATTTTTAATCTATCGTATTCTAACAATTTTTCTTCTTTAAGCACTTTCATATCTCTAGTATTTCTTTCGAATGGAGGAAAACCTATTATTTCATAAAACCTCTTTTTTATATCTTTTCTCCTAACCTTCCAGTCCTCAATGCTATATGAGTTATTTAATAATGGTTTGATTGACATTATGTATTTCCTCCCTTTTTGCATACCATTGCATATATTTAGTCTTTATCTGTTACATAACGATAAATTAGCAACATAATAACGAATCTATCTCAAACCAGAGTTCTGTTAACCAAAGTATTTCATCTCTGAAACGCACTGCTTTTCCTCTATTTTCTCTAAAATATTCAGGTTGTATCCACCACGGTACTTCAATACACCATGTAAGCCGCAAAGCGTCTGCTATATTAGGCAACGTCAGCATTAAATGCTGGGAATAACCATCAAGAAAAGCAGATATTTTTTCGATATTCATTCTATTATCTTCCAATGCAAACGATAGTATTGCTCTTCCTATATCATGCCAAATATAGCTGTAATGGTTGCGGTCGAAATCAATGATAGCAGATACGCAATCTACATTAAATAAGATATTATCAGATGTAAAATCTTCATGAGCAATCCCTTTGGGCAGTCTATCAAAAAAATCATTTGTAAGTTGTTTCAAAATAGGCTCTTGCGTAAGCACAGCTTTTTGGTATTCATTGGGGGTGCTTGATGAACAATCCTTCATACAGACATGAAAGTTAGCCCATAGCGTATCTATTACTTGTTTGTTATTAATGGGAAACCCTTTAACGGAAAGCATTGGTAGTAGTGAAAAAGCTTTATGCATCATTCCACAGGCACTACCAAGACTATGCATTTGCATTATCGTTATTGTGTTAGGGCTTTCAACCTTTCCCGAGTCAAAATCCATAACCATATAAGCTGTTTCATTATCCAACAGACGGATGGCGTGACCTCCATACTGCCAAATAGCTGGACAGGGAATTCCATTTTTTTTAAGAATAATCTGTCGTTGCAATGCAGACTCAACTAGTTTCAATTTATCTCTGCTAAATCGCTTATTGCTGAATTGTTTAACCAGCAAATCGCATTTCTCAGTGGAAACTTTCCATTTCTTATTTAACCATCCTCCTGTTACTGGATTAATATGATTACAAGTTAACCCAAAACGATCTTTTAAATCAGCGATGATACTATCCTCCATACAATAGCCTCCTGATCATATATAAATAATCTTTAGTACACATAATTTTTATGACCCTTAATATCTCGTAAACTACTCTTGTTCCCAACAATACCCCTTGCATATTATATTTCCAGTATTATTAGTACATTGCGATTGCTCTGATAATACTAGCCTCTGCTCTTATTTTTAATGGTAATGCAACCACTTCAAACCTTGATACATTTAATAACTTATCAAGATTTGTAAGGTTTTCAATGATAAAAATATCATTTTCAAATAATTGCTTATGTACTTCAAATGGATAGTTATCAGGCTTTGGCATATCCATACCCAGTATCTTAATCTTTTTATTTATAAAGAAATCTGTTAACGTCTTATCTACAATAGGATGATTATTAAAATTATCATAATACTCACTAGTCCCATACCATTGACTAAATCCAGTGTATAATAGTACAATATCGCCATGCTTCACTAACTCATCATATTCATCCTTATACGTTATCAGATTTTGATTCCTCACATCTAAAAGACAGCCATTTCCAATAAAATTATAAAGTTCAAAGGCTCCAATAAAAGTATTACTCTCCAAGAAATGTCTTGGGGCATCAATATGTGTTCCTGCATGCATACCTGTTTCTAGTCTAGAATTATAGTACCCATCTCTGCTTAGTATCTTATCTTCATAAACTTTCACATCACCATCATATGGATGTGTAAACATACCATTCTTAATATCATGTGTTAAATCTATTATAGTTTTCATAATATATCATCGTTCCTCTGTTTTGGAGACTCATACAT contains:
- a CDS encoding metallophosphoesterase; its protein translation is MTKRGNKKVILGIIILFLLAISIFLYTSNNWIENTRYIISSPKIEDPITVVHLSDLHGKQFGENNSRLMKNIVKENPDIIVFTGDLIDAVRNENIEESVEFLQQVSQFAPIYYIRGNHEFNSSRYQEIMNKLNEVKGELYILDGDYINITLKEQKISILGLDRDKEGVMEKFLSEDGYKIILDHYSENFLENANLSQLDCDLVLTGHAHGGQWRLPIIGGVYSPGQGINPKYYQGMFEANGSTQIISRGLGNSIFPLRLFNRPEVITIVIE
- a CDS encoding LytTR family DNA-binding domain-containing protein; translated protein: MKIHLSCSECVNEKLRKLMLQEGIQVDDNGQVALVEKGYEMPSHKVCILFEAIDFMEAFELVKLKHINDSQSNKDKQELKQIGDRLTAYNNNRYILINPQDILYINVNKTEVTCITKDKTCYLKEPLYYYEEELKHKNFIKINKSQLVNLMNVVEIIPWFNSRLVLLLDNDIKLEVSKMYAKLLRNVLGI
- a CDS encoding serine hydrolase domain-containing protein — protein: MKLVVRILVVIIALLVLGYIAVDIVSSPLSEEEGTLAIEKSLVKFLDKYDEVDNVTLRLYSGASEYDESFVVGSRDNGEPISVNSPYHIASIGKTLTTTIFYMLDEEGILSVQDPINLYIEEVMLEDLFVYGGGDYSSQVTIEHLLTHTSGVACFFDGPVVEGYGMQELMIVEPDKYWTPEELIDFSREYQVPVGIPGETFNYSDTGYMLLMLILEKVMGIPYYQVFHDKLFDPLGMRDSYVMLETSPFNEGTEDILGMKLDGKDISKSKVLSVGRSDGGVVSTTGDLLIFFNALQNGELISQQSFEQMKSFDKIYDKGIMYGSGMMSFNLKELALIFPGLPTIYGGVGTSGTFMMYDESKDLYIIMNVGVVDMMEESVTQIIKILMIYNQIQ
- a CDS encoding GNAT family N-acetyltransferase, with amino-acid sequence MNISQLYKLGKKDINKSAEILAKAFYDYPMYRHILGEQHSLENIKVFLKFLIKYSVLYGEAYACSSELEGIILFTDFKDYNMNFFRSLRAGVLSLIKLGQDSGKKFTEYDEFSTRIHKKSLKEQHQYLMLIGVDPEKQGQGFGSKLLTPMLRIAEQKGHPCYLETHNENNVQIYEKYGFKVISEDIVPGTDIIQFSMVKDN
- a CDS encoding GNAT family N-acetyltransferase, whose amino-acid sequence is MKDIKVVIEEPTREILKDYSNISIEFIVDSEYTFEWQNNGLGGIKLVEKHVEPYTKDYDSIDDNPSVLIDKFNLSNWCVVSVFDGDKQAGGAIIAFNTEDINMLEGRDDLAVLWDIRINKNYRRMGIGSRIIDRCIEWARSKNCTRFKIETQNNNVKACKFYASQGAKLSNINRYYYKEYPNEIQLIWSIDL
- a CDS encoding alpha/beta fold hydrolase translates to MKKKIDYLTEYVNINGIDQFLLYYRNMNSDLPVLLFLHGGPGMSESTFSYAFQEEISDLYTVVHWDQRGAGKTLSKNKNIYPTINELLDDLYQVVKYLKEKYTKEKVVILGHSFGSVLGTLFVLKHPEDVLYYIGAGQVISLTENEKVGYEKLKELIIKSDNKKDLGKLKKIGKYPKNKYDKSMIKKIQEIRILQGKYKIGMDFIPILITLFKSPIFQVSDILSIVKGMSNNKQLFEYLFSHSLNDEHNYEIPVYYIVGDRDFQAPNTIAKSYFNTINAPNKEIFMIEDAGHFMMLDQPKLFAEAMTKICMLKGVYEYNY
- a CDS encoding nitroreductase family protein — its product is MEQIFNAVIKSNRVTYIELPFDASKVFNVKGKIQVSGELNGCSYKKSLIPRGNGQYILTINKTLLNESRSKVGDNIQVSMMLDNILAQKELDITEHEDVVRCFEMSKKKRKSDEIMNVLEAIFTRRSIRKFTGKKIKDEDIFTIIKAGCYAPSAENKRPWDFVVVREKKALESISVFHPRARMITQAGCAIVVCGDKEIQSQIGFLIEDCSAAIENMLLAAHGLNLGAVWCGLYPITKFTKPMKNLLDLPVNMVPVGLVVLGDIDEEKEIVYRFEKEKVHFEKW
- a CDS encoding DUF4431 domain-containing protein is translated as MISKRLYLLIVLFLLCTSIFSAYKIVKLNDKFHEAKIDLKDVREYKLGPNISEVEGTLITRMYYGPPGYGEDPDKDEKEYPFILQLDNPIRVVIEETEDYGSYIIEISEIQVVLNNEEEINIVKLHKDKHIKIEGKLFLSFTGHHHTRVLIEVENIVE
- a CDS encoding alpha/beta hydrolase family protein, encoding MSIKPLLNNSYSIEDWKVRRKDIKKRFYEIIGFPPFERNTRDMKVLKEEKLLEYDRLKIEYIVGKNDKVYAYLLVPKKLAKKNPAILAMHQFQETDYGKNEPAGIGGDEELFIGHELALRGYVVLIPDYLTAGERIYGDNIFDSKLFYDEYPKWSMIGKNIEDSFSAVDILMKLDYVDENNVGVIGHSLGGHNSMLSLAFDDRVKVGVSNCGFSILSEEETVMEWVDETYNFMPLMKNYLDNNVELPFDFHEVAALICPCPWLNISSYYDGAYGNQEFLADVGKMLFNVYKLHNCETNFSYLLHGNNHSYPKYARDLSYGWLDRYLKHEE
- a CDS encoding phosphotransferase, which encodes MEDSIIADLKDRFGLTCNHINPVTGGWLNKKWKVSTEKCDLLVKQFSNKRFSRDKLKLVESALQRQIILKKNGIPCPAIWQYGGHAIRLLDNETAYMVMDFDSGKVESPNTITIMQMHSLGSACGMMHKAFSLLPMLSVKGFPINNKQVIDTLWANFHVCMKDCSSSTPNEYQKAVLTQEPILKQLTNDFFDRLPKGIAHEDFTSDNILFNVDCVSAIIDFDRNHYSYIWHDIGRAILSFALEDNRMNIEKISAFLDGYSQHLMLTLPNIADALRLTWCIEVPWWIQPEYFRENRGKAVRFRDEILWLTELWFEIDSLLCC
- a CDS encoding cyclase family protein, producing the protein MKTIIDLTHDIKNGMFTHPYDGDVKVYEDKILSRDGYYNSRLETGMHAGTHIDAPRHFLESNTFIGAFELYNFIGNGCLLDVRNQNLITYKDEYDELVKHGDIVLLYTGFSQWYGTSEYYDNFNNHPIVDKTLTDFFINKKIKILGMDMPKPDNYPFEVHKQLFENDIFIIENLTNLDKLLNVSRFEVVALPLKIRAEASIIRAIAMY